One genomic window of Methanosalsum zhilinae DSM 4017 includes the following:
- the thsA gene encoding thermosome subunit alpha, whose translation MATNYNHGGQPVYIMGSNREQTKGRDAVSMNIRAAKAVSDLVKSTLGPISMDKMLVNPIGDIIITNDGATILDEMDIEHPTAKMIVEVARTQDDIAGDGTTSAAVLAGTLLEKAQELMEKGVHATSILKGYRLATEKAMQALDEYKMTIDPADKEVLKNIAVTSITGKASESYSAFISGICVDAVLAVQDDGNVNIDDDILIVHDKGQKITDSELVEGVVLTKKSLHPNMPKRIENARIALVDSPIEIEKTGTTSKIEIKSADQMEAFLKEEDESFKKMVDAIVRSGANAVFCSKGIDDHAVHYLQKHGIYATRRVKESEMKSLSRATGARLVKKVHEIDEKDLGTAGLLEQIGDSDDAKTFVKDCENARTVTIVLRGGTEHVTENIERVFDDALHVVASTVEDSEIVAGGGASEIETAAVLRSYAPTVGGREQLAISAFADSIEILPRILAENAGLDGVNMLLKLRSDHHEIKHAGLDVYTGEVVNMLDRGVVDPLRVKKQAIKSASEAAAMVLRVDDVLRAEKRDMMDVNPEHNIHNYDASGMM comes from the coding sequence ATGGCAACAAACTACAATCATGGCGGACAGCCAGTTTACATAATGGGCAGTAACAGGGAGCAGACAAAAGGAAGAGACGCTGTGTCAATGAACATCCGGGCAGCAAAGGCAGTTTCAGATCTGGTAAAATCAACACTTGGTCCAATAAGTATGGATAAGATGCTTGTAAACCCGATTGGTGATATCATCATTACAAATGATGGGGCAACAATTCTGGATGAAATGGACATTGAACATCCAACAGCAAAAATGATCGTTGAGGTTGCCCGCACCCAGGACGATATTGCAGGTGATGGTACCACGAGTGCTGCGGTACTTGCCGGAACACTCCTTGAAAAAGCCCAGGAACTTATGGAAAAAGGAGTTCATGCAACAAGTATTCTTAAGGGGTATAGACTGGCAACAGAAAAGGCTATGCAGGCCCTTGATGAATATAAAATGACTATTGATCCCGCTGACAAAGAGGTTCTTAAGAACATTGCTGTCACTTCCATAACCGGTAAAGCATCTGAGAGTTACAGTGCTTTCATTTCAGGTATCTGTGTGGATGCGGTATTAGCTGTGCAGGATGATGGCAACGTAAATATTGATGATGACATCCTCATTGTTCATGATAAGGGGCAGAAAATAACAGATAGTGAACTTGTAGAAGGAGTTGTATTAACTAAAAAATCTCTGCATCCCAATATGCCAAAGAGGATTGAGAATGCCAGAATTGCTCTTGTTGATTCTCCAATTGAAATTGAAAAGACAGGTACTACATCTAAAATAGAAATAAAGTCTGCAGACCAGATGGAAGCTTTCCTAAAAGAAGAAGATGAGAGCTTTAAAAAGATGGTCGATGCAATTGTCAGAAGTGGTGCAAATGCAGTGTTCTGCTCCAAAGGAATAGATGATCATGCAGTCCATTATCTCCAGAAGCATGGAATCTATGCAACACGCAGGGTTAAAGAATCTGAAATGAAGAGTCTCTCACGTGCTACCGGTGCACGTCTGGTGAAAAAGGTTCATGAAATTGATGAAAAGGATCTGGGCACAGCAGGCTTGCTTGAGCAGATAGGAGATTCTGATGATGCTAAAACCTTTGTAAAGGACTGTGAAAATGCCAGGACAGTTACTATTGTGCTCAGAGGCGGTACAGAACATGTGACTGAAAATATTGAAAGGGTATTTGATGATGCACTGCATGTTGTAGCATCAACTGTGGAAGATAGTGAAATTGTAGCAGGTGGAGGAGCATCTGAAATTGAAACTGCAGCTGTTCTTCGTTCCTATGCACCTACTGTTGGTGGAAGAGAACAGCTTGCAATCTCTGCATTTGCTGATTCAATTGAAATTCTTCCAAGAATCCTGGCAGAAAATGCCGGACTTGACGGTGTAAATATGCTCTTGAAACTCCGCTCAGATCATCATGAGATCAAGCACGCAGGCCTTGATGTATACACCGGTGAGGTTGTGAATATGCTTGACAGGGGGGTTGTTGATCCTCTCAGGGTAAAGAAGCAGGCGATAAAATCTGCATCAGAGGCAGCTGCAATGGTACTAAGGGTAGATGATGTGCTGCGTGCAGAGAAAAGGGATATGATGGATGTTAACCCTGAACATAATATCCATAATTACGATGCATCAGGAATGATGTGA
- the dph5 gene encoding diphthine synthase, with protein MLTFVGLGLFDEKDISLKGLDAIKNADRVYAEFYTSCLIGTSIEKMERLYSTRIHLLSREDIENNPEWLESAMHEDIVFLTGGDTMVSTTHVDLRIRAHDMGIDTKLIHGASISSAACGLSGLQNYRFGKAATVPYPYISSRGKEVISHTPYDTIRANTIAGLHTMVFLDIDVEKGFMKIPDALEVLLQVEKSRNEGVMKNRLVIGIARAGSEIPAVKCDFAEKLLDFDFGHPLHILLVPASLHFVEAEALVKLAGAPEEILESIEK; from the coding sequence ATGCTCACTTTTGTAGGACTTGGACTCTTTGATGAAAAAGATATTTCACTGAAAGGACTTGATGCAATTAAAAATGCTGACAGAGTGTATGCTGAATTTTACACCTCATGTCTTATTGGAACCAGCATTGAAAAGATGGAACGCTTATACAGTACCAGAATTCATCTGCTTTCCAGAGAGGATATAGAAAACAACCCCGAGTGGCTTGAAAGTGCAATGCATGAAGATATTGTTTTTCTGACCGGTGGAGATACAATGGTCTCTACAACCCATGTTGATCTTCGTATCCGTGCACATGACATGGGGATAGATACAAAATTGATACATGGAGCATCTATATCATCTGCAGCATGCGGGCTATCAGGTCTGCAGAACTATCGTTTTGGAAAAGCTGCAACTGTCCCTTACCCATATATAAGCAGCCGTGGAAAAGAAGTGATCTCCCATACCCCTTACGATACAATAAGAGCCAATACCATAGCAGGACTGCACACAATGGTGTTTCTTGATATAGATGTAGAAAAGGGATTCATGAAAATCCCCGATGCTCTTGAAGTACTGCTCCAGGTAGAAAAATCAAGAAATGAAGGTGTAATGAAGAACAGACTGGTCATCGGAATTGCAAGAGCAGGATCTGAAATTCCTGCTGTAAAATGTGATTTTGCAGAAAAACTTCTTGATTTTGATTTTGGACATCCTCTGCACATTCTCCTAGTACCGGCATCTCTTCACTTTGTAGAAGCAGAAGCACTTGTAAAACTTGCAGGCGCACCAGAGGAAATTCTGGAATCCATTGAAAAATAA
- a CDS encoding S4 domain-containing protein, translating into MRLDAYLVETNHFESRTRSKKAIKGGHVRINGQIVTKPSKLVKQEDAVEVDEGYDRPEGYFKLAHIQEITNVLQPDDLALDIGSSAGGFLLFASEIVRKIQGIEYSLHFKPQLEKIVSDNENVSIIFADAFTVDLQLLSAEKVDIILSDLTLDPPDSLKILARLFPLLKPGGRLVQVIKINHGLSRKPVIDQIVSMDFTILNVLESEKEEMYIVAKKNNQ; encoded by the coding sequence ATGAGACTTGATGCTTATCTGGTTGAAACGAATCATTTTGAATCTCGAACAAGATCAAAAAAAGCAATAAAAGGTGGACATGTTAGAATAAATGGTCAAATAGTTACCAAACCCTCAAAGTTAGTTAAGCAGGAAGATGCAGTGGAAGTAGATGAAGGGTATGACAGACCAGAAGGTTATTTCAAACTTGCCCATATACAGGAAATCACAAATGTACTTCAACCTGATGATCTGGCACTGGATATTGGTTCCAGTGCTGGAGGGTTTCTATTGTTCGCATCAGAGATTGTTAGAAAGATCCAGGGTATTGAATATAGCCTGCACTTTAAACCTCAGCTTGAAAAAATAGTTTCTGATAATGAAAATGTGTCCATTATTTTCGCAGATGCTTTTACTGTAGATCTTCAGCTTCTTTCAGCAGAAAAAGTTGATATTATTTTGAGTGATCTGACCCTGGATCCTCCGGACTCACTTAAAATACTCGCGAGATTATTTCCACTGCTCAAACCCGGAGGAAGACTTGTGCAGGTCATAAAAATAAACCATGGCCTTAGCAGAAAGCCAGTAATTGATCAAATAGTATCAATGGATTTTACTATTCTGAATGTTCTGGAATCAGAAAAAGAAGAAATGTATATTGTTGCAAAAAAGAATAATCAATGA